From one Nycticebus coucang isolate mNycCou1 chromosome 14, mNycCou1.pri, whole genome shotgun sequence genomic stretch:
- the MED19 gene encoding mediator of RNA polymerase II transcription subunit 19 — MENFTALFGAQADPPPPPTALSFGPGKPPPPPPPPPGGGPGTAPPPTAATAPPGGDKSAAGCGPFYLMRELPGSTELTGSTNLITHYNLEQAYNKFCGKKVKEKLSNFLPDLPGMIDLPGSHDNSSLRSLIEKPPILGGSFNPITGTMLAGFRLHTGPLPEQCRLMHIQPPKKKNKQKYKQSRTQDPVPPETPSDSDHKKKKKKKEEDPERKRKKKEKKKKKNRHSPDHPGMGSSQASSSSSLR; from the exons ATGGAGAATTTCACGGCGCTGTTTGGAGCTCAAGCTGACCCACCACCGCCCCCAACTGCACTCAGCTTCGGACCAGGAAAACCTCCACCCCCGCCTCCGCCTCCTCCTGGAGGGGGACCCGGCACGGCCCCGCCCCCAACCGCGGCCACGGCTCCTCCCGGCGGCGACAAGTCAGCAGCTGGTTGTGGGCCCTTCTACCTAATGAGAGAACTGCCAG GTAGCACAGAACTGACAGGCAGCACCAATCTGATCACACACTACAATCTAGAACAAGCCTATAATAAATTCTGTGGgaagaaagtgaaggagaaaCTAAGTAACTTCCTGCCTGACCTGCCAGGGATGATTGATCTGCCTGGTTCCCATGATAACAGCAGCCTCCGTTCCCTTATTGAGAAGCCCCCTATTCTTGGTGGCTCTTTTAATCCTATCACAGGGACCATGCTGGCTGGCTTCCGCCTCCATACTGGACCG TTGCCAGAGCAATGTCGACTGATGCatattcagcctcccaagaagaagaataaacaaaagtACAAACAGAGCCGTACTCAGGATCCTGTCCCCCCAG AAACACCATCTGATTCGGAtcacaagaagaagaaaaagaaaaaagaagaggatcCTGAacggaaaaggaagaagaaagagaagaagaaaaagaag AACCGACATAGTCCAGATCATCCAGGTATGGGCAGCTCCCAGGCCAGCAGCAGTAGCAGCCTACGCTAA
- the ZDHHC5 gene encoding palmitoyltransferase ZDHHC5 isoform X2: MPAESGKRFKPSKYVPVSAAAIFLVGATTLFFAFTCPGLSLYVSPAVPIYNAIVFLFVLANFSMATFMDPGIFPRAEEDEDKEDDFRAPLYKTVEIKGIQVRMKWCATCRFYRPPRCSHCSVCDNCVEVTGKFRGGVNPFTNGCCTNVSRVLCSSPAPRYLGRPKKEKTIVIRPPFLRPEVSDGQITVKIMDNGIQGELRRTKSKGSLEITESQSADAEPPPPPKPDLSRYTGLRTHLTLATNEDSSLLGKDSPPTPTMYKYRPGYSSSSTSAAMPHSSSAKLSRGDSLKEPTSIAESSRHPSYRSEPSLEPESFRSPTFGKSFHFDPLSSGSRSSSLKSAQGTGFELGQLQSIRSEGTTSTSYKSLANQTRNGSLSYDSLLTPSDSPDFESVQAGPEPDPPLGYTSPFLSARLAQQREAERHPRLMSTGPSHREPSPVRYDNLSRHIVASLQEREKLLRQSPPLPGREEEPGLGDSGIQSTPGSGHAPRTSSSSDDSKRSPLGKTPLGRSAAPRFGKPDGLRGRGLGSPEPGPTASYLGRSMSYSSQKAPPGVSETEEVALQPLLTPKDEVQLKTAYSKSNGQPKSIGSASPGPGQPPLSSPTRGGVKKVSGVGGTTYEISV, encoded by the exons GTGTCCAGGACTAAGCCTGTATGTGTCACCTGCAGTGCCCATCTACAATGCGATTGTATTTCTCTTTGTGTTGGCCAACTTCAGCATGGCCACCTTCATGGACCCAGGAATTTTCCCTCGAG cTGAAGAGGATGAGGATAAGGAAGATGATTTCCGAGCTCCCCTGTATAAAACAGTGGAGATCAAGGGCATCCAGGTGCGCATGAAATGGTGTGCCACCTGCCGATTCTACCGTCCTCCTCGATGTTCCCACTGCAGTGTCTGTGACAACTGTGTGGAG gTTACGGGTAAATTCCGAGGAGGTGTGAACCCCTTCACCAATGGCTGCTGTACCAATGTCAGCCGCGTACTCTGCAGTTCTCCGGCACCCAG GTATTTGGGGAGaccaaagaaagagaagacaatTGTAATTAGACCTCCCTTCCTTCGACCAGAAGTATCAGATGGGCAGATAACTGTGAAGATCATGGATAATGGCATCCAGGGAGAACTGAGGAGAACTAAG TCTAAAGGAAGCCTGGAGATAACAGAGAGCCAGTCTGCAGATGCTGAACCTCCACCTCCTCCTAAGCCAGACTTGAGCCGCTACACTGGGCTGCGGACACACCTCACCCTGGCTACTAATGAGG acagcagccTCTTGGGCAAAGACAGCCCCCCTACACCTACCATGTACAAGTACCGGCCGGGCTATAGTAGCAGCAGCACATCAGCCGCCATGCCTCATTCTTCCAGCGCCAAG TTGAGTCGTGGGGATAGCTTGAAGGAGCCAACCTCGATTGCAGAAAGCAGCCGCCATCCCAGCTATCGCTCAGAGCCCAGCCTGGAGCCAGAGAGCTTTCGTTCTCCCACCTTTGGCAAAAGCTTTCATTTTGATCCACTGTCCAGCGGCTCACGTTCTTCCAGCCTCAAGTCAGCTCAGGGCACAGGCTTTGAGCTGGGCCAGTTGCAGTCCATTCGTTCAGAGGGCACCACCTCCACCTCCTATAAGAGCCTGGCCAACCAGACACGCAATGGAAGCCTGTCTTATGACAGCCTGCTCACTCCTTCAGATAGCCCTGATTTTGAGTCAGTGCAGGCAGGGCCTGAGCCAGATCCACCCTTAGGCTACACCTCTCCTTTCCTATCTGCCCGACTGGCCCAGCAGCGAGAAGCAGAGAGGCACCCACGTCTGATGTCAACTGGCCCATCACACCGAGAGCCCTCACCAGTCCGTTATGACAATCTGTCACGCCACATTGTGGCTTCCCTCCAGGAGCGAGAGAAGTTGCTGCGCCAGTCACCCCCACTCCCAGGACGGGAGGAAGAACCAGGTTTGGGGGACTCAGGCATTCAGTCAACACCAGGCTCAGGCCATGCCCCTCGTACTAGTTCTTCCTCAGATGATTCAAAGAGATCACCCTTGGGCAAGACTCCACTGGGACGCTCAGCTGCCCCCCGTTTCGGCAAGCCAGATGGGCTAAGGGGCCGGGGACTAGGGTCCCCTGAACCAGGCCCAACTGCCTCATACCTGGGTCGATCGATGTCTTACAGCAGCCAAAAAGCCCCACCTGGTGTCTCTGAGACAGAAGAAGTGGCCTTGCAGCCATTACTGACACCCAA agATGAAGTACAGCTCAAGACCGCCTACAGCAAATCCAATGGGCAGCCTAAGAGTATAGGCTCAGCCtcccctggcccaggccagccacCTCTCAGTAGCCCCACGAGAGGAGGAGTCAAGAAGGTGTCAGGGGTTGGAGGTACCACCTATGAGATTTCGGTGTGA
- the ZDHHC5 gene encoding palmitoyltransferase ZDHHC5 isoform X1, producing MPAESGKRFKPSKYVPVSAAAIFLVGATTLFFAFTCPGLSLYVSPAVPIYNAIVFLFVLANFSMATFMDPGIFPRAEEDEDKEDDFRAPLYKTVEIKGIQVRMKWCATCRFYRPPRCSHCSVCDNCVEEFDHHCPWVNNCIGRRNYRYFFLFLLSLTAHIMGVFGFGLLYVLYHIEELSGVRTAVTMAVMCVAGLFFIPVAGLTGFHVVLVARGRTTNEQVTGKFRGGVNPFTNGCCTNVSRVLCSSPAPRYLGRPKKEKTIVIRPPFLRPEVSDGQITVKIMDNGIQGELRRTKSKGSLEITESQSADAEPPPPPKPDLSRYTGLRTHLTLATNEDSSLLGKDSPPTPTMYKYRPGYSSSSTSAAMPHSSSAKLSRGDSLKEPTSIAESSRHPSYRSEPSLEPESFRSPTFGKSFHFDPLSSGSRSSSLKSAQGTGFELGQLQSIRSEGTTSTSYKSLANQTRNGSLSYDSLLTPSDSPDFESVQAGPEPDPPLGYTSPFLSARLAQQREAERHPRLMSTGPSHREPSPVRYDNLSRHIVASLQEREKLLRQSPPLPGREEEPGLGDSGIQSTPGSGHAPRTSSSSDDSKRSPLGKTPLGRSAAPRFGKPDGLRGRGLGSPEPGPTASYLGRSMSYSSQKAPPGVSETEEVALQPLLTPKDEVQLKTAYSKSNGQPKSIGSASPGPGQPPLSSPTRGGVKKVSGVGGTTYEISV from the exons GTGTCCAGGACTAAGCCTGTATGTGTCACCTGCAGTGCCCATCTACAATGCGATTGTATTTCTCTTTGTGTTGGCCAACTTCAGCATGGCCACCTTCATGGACCCAGGAATTTTCCCTCGAG cTGAAGAGGATGAGGATAAGGAAGATGATTTCCGAGCTCCCCTGTATAAAACAGTGGAGATCAAGGGCATCCAGGTGCGCATGAAATGGTGTGCCACCTGCCGATTCTACCGTCCTCCTCGATGTTCCCACTGCAGTGTCTGTGACAACTGTGTGGAG GAATTTGATCATCACTGCCCCTGGGTGAACAACTGTATTGGTCGCCGGAACTACcgttatttcttcctcttcctcctttccctgacaGCCCACATTATGGGTGTATTTGGCTTTGGCCTCCTTTATGTCCTCTACCACATAGAGGAACTCTCAGGGGTTCGCACGGCTGTCAC AATGGCAGTAATGTGTGTGGCTGGCTTATTTTTCATCCCTGTAGCTGGCCTCACAGGATTTCATGTGGTGCTGGTGGCTAGGGGACGCACAACCAATGAACAG gTTACGGGTAAATTCCGAGGAGGTGTGAACCCCTTCACCAATGGCTGCTGTACCAATGTCAGCCGCGTACTCTGCAGTTCTCCGGCACCCAG GTATTTGGGGAGaccaaagaaagagaagacaatTGTAATTAGACCTCCCTTCCTTCGACCAGAAGTATCAGATGGGCAGATAACTGTGAAGATCATGGATAATGGCATCCAGGGAGAACTGAGGAGAACTAAG TCTAAAGGAAGCCTGGAGATAACAGAGAGCCAGTCTGCAGATGCTGAACCTCCACCTCCTCCTAAGCCAGACTTGAGCCGCTACACTGGGCTGCGGACACACCTCACCCTGGCTACTAATGAGG acagcagccTCTTGGGCAAAGACAGCCCCCCTACACCTACCATGTACAAGTACCGGCCGGGCTATAGTAGCAGCAGCACATCAGCCGCCATGCCTCATTCTTCCAGCGCCAAG TTGAGTCGTGGGGATAGCTTGAAGGAGCCAACCTCGATTGCAGAAAGCAGCCGCCATCCCAGCTATCGCTCAGAGCCCAGCCTGGAGCCAGAGAGCTTTCGTTCTCCCACCTTTGGCAAAAGCTTTCATTTTGATCCACTGTCCAGCGGCTCACGTTCTTCCAGCCTCAAGTCAGCTCAGGGCACAGGCTTTGAGCTGGGCCAGTTGCAGTCCATTCGTTCAGAGGGCACCACCTCCACCTCCTATAAGAGCCTGGCCAACCAGACACGCAATGGAAGCCTGTCTTATGACAGCCTGCTCACTCCTTCAGATAGCCCTGATTTTGAGTCAGTGCAGGCAGGGCCTGAGCCAGATCCACCCTTAGGCTACACCTCTCCTTTCCTATCTGCCCGACTGGCCCAGCAGCGAGAAGCAGAGAGGCACCCACGTCTGATGTCAACTGGCCCATCACACCGAGAGCCCTCACCAGTCCGTTATGACAATCTGTCACGCCACATTGTGGCTTCCCTCCAGGAGCGAGAGAAGTTGCTGCGCCAGTCACCCCCACTCCCAGGACGGGAGGAAGAACCAGGTTTGGGGGACTCAGGCATTCAGTCAACACCAGGCTCAGGCCATGCCCCTCGTACTAGTTCTTCCTCAGATGATTCAAAGAGATCACCCTTGGGCAAGACTCCACTGGGACGCTCAGCTGCCCCCCGTTTCGGCAAGCCAGATGGGCTAAGGGGCCGGGGACTAGGGTCCCCTGAACCAGGCCCAACTGCCTCATACCTGGGTCGATCGATGTCTTACAGCAGCCAAAAAGCCCCACCTGGTGTCTCTGAGACAGAAGAAGTGGCCTTGCAGCCATTACTGACACCCAA agATGAAGTACAGCTCAAGACCGCCTACAGCAAATCCAATGGGCAGCCTAAGAGTATAGGCTCAGCCtcccctggcccaggccagccacCTCTCAGTAGCCCCACGAGAGGAGGAGTCAAGAAGGTGTCAGGGGTTGGAGGTACCACCTATGAGATTTCGGTGTGA